One genomic window of Pseudomonas aeruginosa includes the following:
- the cobD gene encoding threonine-phosphate decarboxylase CobD: MLEHGGRLREAARRYDIPLADWLDLSTGIAPWPFSLPAIPEQAWTRLPESDDGLEAAACLYYGAERVLPLAGSQAAIQALPRMRRGGRVGVLSPCYAEHAHAWRQAGHLVREIGEAEVEPYLDSLDVLLVVNPNNPTGRVFEPAELLAWHARLQRRGGWLLVDEAFMDCTPQSSLAACSNRPGLIVLRSFGKFFGLAGARLGFALGERPLLQALAEQLGPWTVNGPVRHVAQSALRDRQQQRQQRERLLAASQRLEELLRRHGWPPAGGSALFQRLVDPRCAALHDYLARRGILTRQFEQPASLRLGLPADEAAWARLDAALLGFKEPAHE; encoded by the coding sequence ATGCTTGAACACGGAGGGCGGTTGCGCGAGGCGGCGCGCCGTTACGACATTCCGCTGGCGGACTGGCTGGACCTGTCCACCGGCATCGCGCCCTGGCCGTTTTCGCTGCCGGCGATCCCCGAGCAGGCCTGGACCCGCCTGCCGGAGAGCGACGACGGCCTGGAAGCCGCCGCCTGCCTCTACTACGGCGCCGAACGGGTATTGCCGCTGGCTGGCAGCCAGGCGGCGATCCAGGCCCTGCCGAGGATGCGGCGGGGCGGGCGGGTCGGCGTCCTGTCGCCGTGCTATGCCGAGCACGCCCACGCCTGGCGCCAGGCCGGGCACCTGGTGCGGGAGATCGGCGAGGCCGAGGTCGAGCCCTATCTCGACAGCCTCGACGTGCTGCTGGTGGTCAACCCGAACAACCCCACCGGGCGGGTCTTCGAGCCCGCCGAGCTGCTGGCCTGGCATGCCCGCCTGCAACGTCGCGGCGGCTGGCTGCTGGTCGACGAGGCGTTCATGGACTGCACCCCGCAGTCGAGCCTGGCGGCCTGTAGCAACCGACCCGGATTGATCGTGCTGCGCTCGTTCGGCAAGTTCTTCGGCCTGGCCGGTGCGCGGCTCGGCTTCGCCCTCGGCGAACGGCCGCTGTTGCAGGCGCTGGCCGAGCAGCTCGGTCCGTGGACGGTCAATGGCCCGGTGCGCCATGTGGCCCAGAGCGCCTTGCGCGACCGCCAGCAACAGCGCCAGCAGCGCGAGCGCCTGCTGGCCGCCAGCCAGCGCCTGGAGGAACTGCTGCGCCGCCACGGCTGGCCGCCGGCGGGCGGCAGCGCGCTGTTCCAGCGCCTGGTCGATCCACGCTGCGCGGCGTTGCACGACTACCTGGCGCGGCGCGGCATCCTCACCCGCCAGTTCGAGCAGCCGGCCAGCCTGCGCCTCGGCCTGCCCGCCGACGAGGCCGCCTGGGCCCGGCTGGATGCCGCGCTGCTCGGCTTCAAGGAGCCTGCTCATGAGTGA
- the cbiB gene encoding adenosylcobinamide-phosphate synthase CbiB, whose translation MSALLGILGVVLDARFGEPQGWHPLVAFGRLADRLERRFNRSRLAGEGDPGVGWRSHGVTAWVLAVLPLTLLAWALAELPYLGWLVQALALYAALGLRSLGEHAEPVALALRAGDLDEARRRVGYLVSRDTRELDQAGVARAATESVLENGSDAVYAALFWFAVAGAPGVVLYRLSNTLDAMWGYRNARFERFGWAAAKIDDILNYLPARLVALTYALLGDTRQALRCWREQAPQWDSPNAGPVMAAGAGALGVSLGGAAIYHGELHQRPLLGSGPQPQGRDIYRALALVRQGVLLWLLVLAGLWAMGWLHA comes from the coding sequence ATGAGCGCACTGCTGGGTATCCTCGGCGTGGTGCTGGATGCGCGCTTCGGCGAGCCGCAGGGCTGGCACCCGCTGGTCGCCTTCGGCCGCCTGGCCGACCGCCTGGAGCGCCGTTTCAACCGCTCGCGCCTGGCCGGCGAGGGCGATCCCGGGGTCGGCTGGCGCAGCCATGGGGTGACCGCCTGGGTCCTCGCGGTACTGCCGCTGACCCTGCTGGCCTGGGCGCTCGCTGAACTTCCCTACCTCGGCTGGCTGGTCCAGGCCCTGGCGCTGTACGCCGCGCTCGGCCTGCGCAGCCTCGGCGAGCACGCCGAACCGGTGGCGCTGGCCTTGCGCGCCGGCGACCTGGACGAGGCGCGGCGACGTGTCGGCTACCTGGTCAGCCGCGATACCCGCGAACTGGACCAGGCCGGGGTCGCCCGCGCGGCCACCGAGTCGGTACTGGAGAACGGCAGCGACGCGGTCTACGCCGCCCTGTTCTGGTTCGCCGTGGCCGGCGCGCCGGGGGTGGTGCTGTATCGCCTGAGCAATACCCTGGACGCGATGTGGGGCTACCGCAACGCGCGCTTCGAGCGCTTCGGCTGGGCCGCGGCGAAGATCGACGACATCCTCAACTACCTGCCGGCGCGGCTGGTGGCGCTGACCTACGCGCTGCTCGGCGACACCCGCCAGGCCCTGCGCTGCTGGCGCGAGCAGGCGCCGCAATGGGACAGCCCCAACGCCGGCCCGGTGATGGCCGCCGGCGCCGGTGCGCTGGGGGTTTCCCTGGGCGGCGCGGCGATCTACCACGGCGAGTTGCACCAGCGGCCGCTCCTCGGCAGCGGCCCGCAGCCGCAGGGCCGCGACATCTATCGGGCCCTGGCGCTGGTGCGCCAGGGCGTGCTGCTCTGGCTGCTGGTGCTGGCCGGACTCTGGGCCATGGGGTGGCTGCATGCTTGA
- the bluB gene encoding 5,6-dimethylbenzimidazole synthase yields the protein MSDSSHAFSATERAAVYRAIAERRDMRHFSGGSVAPELLARLLEAAHQAPSVGLMQPWRFIRITEPALRRAIHGLVEEERGRTAEALGERSDEFMRLKVEGVLDCAELLVAALMDDRERHVFGRRTLPQMDLASLACAIQNLWLASRAEGLGMGWVSLFDPAALGELLGLPPGSEAVAVLCLGPVAEFYPAPMLALEGWSEPRPLAELVYQNRWGERA from the coding sequence ATGTCCGATTCTTCCCACGCCTTCAGCGCCACGGAGCGCGCCGCCGTCTACCGGGCCATCGCCGAGCGCCGCGATATGCGCCACTTCAGCGGCGGCAGCGTGGCGCCGGAGCTGCTCGCGCGGCTGCTGGAGGCCGCACACCAGGCGCCCAGCGTTGGCCTGATGCAACCCTGGCGCTTCATCCGTATCACCGAGCCGGCGTTGCGGCGGGCCATCCACGGGCTGGTCGAGGAGGAACGCGGACGCACCGCCGAAGCCCTCGGCGAGCGCTCCGACGAGTTCATGCGGCTCAAGGTCGAGGGCGTGCTGGATTGCGCCGAACTGCTGGTCGCCGCCCTGATGGACGACCGCGAACGCCATGTGTTCGGTCGCCGGACCCTGCCGCAGATGGACCTGGCGTCGCTCGCCTGCGCGATCCAGAACCTCTGGCTGGCCAGTCGCGCCGAGGGCCTGGGGATGGGCTGGGTATCGCTGTTCGATCCGGCCGCGCTGGGCGAGTTGCTCGGCCTGCCGCCCGGCAGCGAGGCGGTGGCGGTGCTCTGCCTGGGCCCGGTGGCGGAGTTCTACCCGGCGCCGATGCTGGCGCTGGAGGGTTGGAGCGAACCGCGTCCGCTGGCCGAGCTGGTCTACCAGAACCGTTGGGGCGAGCGAGCATGA
- a CDS encoding cobyrinate a,c-diamide synthase encodes MTQARCPALLIAAPASGQGKTTVTAALARLHARQGRRVRVFKCGPDFLDPMILARASGAPVYQLDLWMVGEAEARRLLARAAGEADLILIEGVMGLFDGNPSAADLARRFGVPVLGVINGAAMAQTFGALAYGLAHFQPDLPFSGVLGNRVGSQRHSDILRDCLPPGMRWFGGLPRSAEFELPSRHLGLVQAEELADLDARLDAAADALRASAETDLPEPVTFEVPAPAPLQRSLEGVRIGVARDASFAFLYQANLDLLRELGAELAFFSPLQDQALPAVDSLYLPGGYPELHLGRLQGNRAMAEAIRAHHAAGKPLLAECGGMLYLLDCLEDADGERGELLGLLPGRARLQKRLTALALQEVELPEGRLRGHTFHHSTLDCAVEPLARGVCPNGRNTAEAVFRLGRLTASYIHFYLPSNPQAAAALLAPARDAD; translated from the coding sequence ATGACCCAGGCACGCTGTCCGGCCCTGCTGATCGCCGCCCCGGCCTCCGGCCAGGGCAAGACCACCGTCACCGCCGCCCTGGCCCGCCTGCATGCGCGCCAGGGGCGGCGGGTGCGGGTGTTCAAGTGCGGGCCGGACTTCCTCGACCCGATGATCCTCGCCCGCGCCTCCGGCGCGCCGGTCTACCAGCTCGACCTGTGGATGGTCGGCGAGGCCGAAGCGCGACGCCTGCTGGCGCGGGCCGCCGGCGAGGCCGACCTGATCCTCATCGAAGGGGTGATGGGCCTGTTCGATGGCAACCCCTCGGCGGCAGACCTGGCGCGGCGTTTCGGCGTGCCGGTGCTGGGGGTGATCAACGGCGCGGCGATGGCCCAGACCTTCGGCGCGCTAGCCTACGGCCTGGCGCATTTCCAGCCGGACCTGCCGTTTTCCGGAGTGCTCGGCAACCGCGTCGGCAGCCAGCGCCACAGCGACATCCTGCGCGATTGCCTGCCGCCCGGCATGCGCTGGTTCGGCGGCCTGCCGCGCTCGGCCGAATTCGAACTGCCGAGCCGCCACCTGGGCCTGGTCCAGGCCGAGGAACTGGCCGATCTCGATGCGCGCCTGGACGCCGCCGCCGACGCCTTGCGGGCCAGCGCCGAGACCGACCTGCCGGAGCCGGTGACCTTCGAGGTGCCCGCTCCGGCGCCGCTGCAACGCAGCCTGGAAGGCGTGCGCATCGGCGTGGCTCGCGATGCCTCGTTCGCCTTCCTCTACCAGGCCAATCTCGACCTGCTGCGCGAACTCGGCGCCGAACTGGCGTTCTTCTCGCCGCTGCAGGACCAGGCGTTGCCCGCCGTGGACAGCCTGTACCTGCCGGGCGGCTACCCCGAACTGCACCTGGGGCGCCTGCAGGGCAATCGCGCCATGGCCGAGGCGATCCGAGCCCACCATGCCGCCGGCAAGCCGCTGCTGGCCGAGTGCGGCGGCATGCTCTACCTGCTCGACTGCCTGGAAGACGCCGACGGCGAGCGCGGCGAACTGCTCGGCCTGCTGCCGGGCCGGGCGCGCCTGCAGAAGCGCCTGACCGCCCTGGCCTTGCAGGAGGTCGAGCTGCCGGAAGGGCGGCTGCGCGGGCATACCTTCCATCACTCGACCCTCGACTGCGCCGTCGAGCCTCTGGCCCGTGGCGTCTGCCCGAACGGCCGGAACACGGCGGAGGCGGTGTTCCGTCTTGGCCGGCTGACGGCTTCCTATATCCATTTCTACCTGCCTTCCAACCCGCAGGCCGCCGCTGCGTTGCTGGCGCCCGCGCGAGACGCCGACTGA
- the cobO gene encoding cob(I)yrinic acid a,c-diamide adenosyltransferase, with protein sequence MNESPEKDQRHRERMERKKAVIDEKIAQARDERGVLLVHSGNGKGKSSSAFGMVARALGHGMKVGVVQFIKGAASTGEEAFFRRFPEEVSYHVMGEGFTWETQDRQRDIAKAEAAWKVAAQLLADPDVGLVVLDELNIALKHGYLELDRVLADIQARPAMQHVVVTGRGAQPGMVEAADTVTEMSLVKHAFKAGIKAQKGVEF encoded by the coding sequence ATGAACGAATCCCCCGAGAAGGACCAGCGCCACCGCGAGCGGATGGAGCGCAAGAAGGCCGTGATTGACGAGAAGATCGCCCAGGCCCGCGACGAACGCGGCGTGCTCCTGGTGCATAGCGGCAACGGCAAGGGCAAGAGCAGCTCGGCCTTCGGCATGGTCGCGCGGGCCCTGGGCCATGGCATGAAGGTCGGCGTTGTGCAGTTCATCAAGGGCGCCGCCAGCACCGGCGAGGAAGCCTTCTTCCGGCGCTTCCCCGAGGAAGTCAGCTACCACGTGATGGGCGAGGGCTTCACCTGGGAGACCCAGGACCGCCAGCGCGACATCGCCAAGGCCGAGGCAGCCTGGAAGGTCGCCGCGCAATTGCTGGCCGACCCGGACGTGGGCCTGGTGGTGCTGGACGAATTGAACATCGCCCTCAAGCACGGCTACCTGGAACTGGACAGGGTCCTCGCCGACATCCAGGCGCGCCCGGCCATGCAGCATGTGGTGGTGACCGGCCGCGGCGCGCAGCCGGGGATGGTCGAGGCCGCCGACACGGTGACCGAGATGAGCCTGGTCAAGCACGCGTTCAAGGCCGGGATCAAGGCGCAGAAAGGAGTGGAATTCTGA